In one Gimesia sp. genomic region, the following are encoded:
- a CDS encoding carbonic anhydrase, which translates to MDSTSLSNTCQCVKESLNHGNMEFVETLRCEQQLLEEALSRGDTSATTSPEEYKQSYIEQLGALGEIPPQTPRAAVLACSDARVPVLDIFNQRPNEVYEIQLAGNVASAECLGSLAHAVEYLPTLEGVVVLGHTGCDAVSVAVDQFLSPRPEITAADSSIRSLVNSIMPSIEIAASALGKKTRFLSGSVPRFTLDRNKLIKTVVFVNAAAMAWKIQEFVNRLQRVVPVWYGIYDLASCRILHVDLERRDGSLLFGLGNAPGVIDLDDVASSMAQYLSKMDNFDAARFSTKSLGPQAKSTWDTLSMRERTAKT; encoded by the coding sequence ATGGATTCCACATCATTGTCAAATACCTGTCAGTGCGTGAAAGAATCACTGAACCATGGAAATATGGAATTTGTGGAAACACTGCGCTGCGAGCAACAGTTACTGGAGGAAGCTTTAAGCAGGGGCGACACTTCTGCCACTACAAGCCCTGAAGAATACAAACAGAGTTATATCGAGCAGTTAGGGGCTCTGGGAGAAATTCCACCACAAACTCCTCGTGCCGCTGTTTTAGCCTGCTCTGATGCTCGTGTCCCTGTTCTGGATATTTTTAATCAACGTCCCAATGAGGTTTATGAAATCCAGTTAGCAGGAAATGTGGCTTCTGCGGAATGTCTGGGGAGTCTGGCACACGCAGTTGAATATCTACCGACGCTTGAGGGAGTTGTTGTGCTGGGACACACTGGTTGCGATGCAGTATCTGTAGCCGTAGATCAGTTTCTTTCTCCGCGACCGGAAATTACTGCAGCAGACAGCTCAATCCGATCCCTTGTTAATTCCATCATGCCGTCCATCGAAATTGCTGCATCAGCTCTGGGGAAGAAGACGCGATTCCTTTCTGGAAGTGTGCCCCGCTTCACGCTTGACCGTAATAAGCTGATCAAAACCGTGGTGTTTGTGAATGCTGCAGCGATGGCCTGGAAAATTCAGGAATTTGTGAACAGGCTGCAACGTGTTGTCCCGGTCTGGTATGGCATCTACGATCTGGCATCCTGTCGAATTCTGCATGTGGACCTGGAACGTCGCGATGGCTCTCTGCTATTCGGTCTGGGAAATGCTCCCGGTGTGATTGACCTCGACGATGTCGCCAGCAGTATGGCTCAGTATCTCTCAAAAATGGATAACTTCGATGCTGCCAGATTCTCGACAAAATCACTCGGGCCGCAGGCAAAATCTACCTGGGATACCCTTTCGATGAGGGAGCGAACTGCAAAAACATAA
- a CDS encoding YceI family protein translates to MTILDKKQKWLISISLSCCLIWIISARSSQGEVLTGVIQHLSRNSVSQSPVPTGSIDTSSSRVYTYVGKTGFGHEHAVEGKIKSGSLNLGVRSNAGEIIFDMTTWRADTAQARQYIGLSGTTSASTQKDVNANMLGSSVLDVQKYPTATFEVNSALPLQQKSSSGKPLYQLSGKFTLHGVARKMNIVAEVTEKKDSYHLRGNFSILQSHYGITPFSKAFGAVGVTDQLKIYGEIDVAR, encoded by the coding sequence ATGACAATTCTCGATAAAAAACAGAAGTGGTTGATTTCCATTAGCTTGAGCTGTTGCCTGATCTGGATCATTTCCGCTCGCAGTTCTCAGGGAGAAGTCCTGACAGGGGTAATCCAGCACCTGTCACGAAACTCAGTCTCACAGTCCCCGGTTCCAACAGGTAGTATCGATACATCTTCCAGCCGCGTTTACACATATGTGGGAAAAACCGGTTTTGGACATGAGCATGCCGTGGAAGGTAAAATTAAATCGGGTTCCTTGAACCTCGGAGTCCGCAGCAATGCGGGTGAAATTATTTTCGATATGACAACCTGGCGGGCAGATACTGCTCAAGCAAGGCAATATATCGGCTTAAGCGGTACCACATCTGCATCGACCCAGAAAGATGTGAATGCCAATATGCTAGGTAGTTCCGTGCTCGATGTGCAGAAATATCCGACAGCCACATTCGAAGTCAATTCGGCACTTCCGCTGCAACAGAAATCAAGTTCCGGCAAACCGCTCTACCAGCTAAGCGGTAAGTTCACATTGCACGGAGTGGCACGAAAAATGAACATTGTCGCAGAAGTGACAGAGAAAAAAGACTCCTATCACCTGCGAGGCAACTTCTCCATTTTACAGTCGCACTATGGAATCACTCCCTTCAGTAAGGCTTTTGGCGCAGTCGGCGTTACAGATCAATTAAAAATATATGGTGAAATTGACGTGGCCAGATAA
- a CDS encoding class I SAM-dependent methyltransferase, translated as MISCPTVEKKVIRSHYNLSTLFYRLLWGRHIHHGLWNEELANSENHQDRYRAPAQAQQQLTETMAELIPIQDGQDLLDVGCGMGGSSMFLSQAFKCNVTGITLSPIQRRWASLEAFFRGQSSRTRFLCQDAETAEFPAESFDVIWSIECTEHLFDKPAFFQKAASWLRPGGRMIICAWLAGEELDTDEAKQNVYDVCEGFFCPSLGNAADYQSWIEQSGLEFDDFHNWTNRVSQTWEICHQRVKKTKVRWLAKLIDQNTVMFLDRFETILKAYETGAMQYGCFVASKPEAK; from the coding sequence ATGATTAGTTGCCCCACGGTAGAGAAGAAAGTGATTCGCAGTCACTACAATTTGTCAACGTTGTTCTATCGTCTGCTCTGGGGACGTCATATCCATCATGGACTTTGGAATGAAGAACTTGCGAATTCAGAGAATCATCAGGACAGATACCGCGCACCAGCCCAGGCGCAACAGCAGTTGACGGAAACGATGGCTGAACTGATACCGATTCAGGATGGTCAGGACCTGCTTGATGTCGGCTGTGGTATGGGAGGTTCATCCATGTTTCTGTCGCAGGCATTCAAGTGTAATGTCACGGGGATCACACTCAGTCCCATTCAAAGACGCTGGGCCAGCCTGGAAGCATTTTTTCGCGGGCAATCCAGTCGTACCCGCTTCCTCTGTCAGGATGCTGAGACAGCAGAATTCCCTGCAGAATCATTTGATGTCATCTGGAGCATCGAGTGCACAGAACACCTGTTTGATAAACCAGCCTTTTTCCAGAAAGCAGCCTCCTGGCTCAGACCGGGAGGAAGGATGATTATCTGTGCCTGGTTGGCCGGCGAAGAATTAGACACCGATGAGGCAAAACAAAACGTCTACGATGTCTGTGAAGGGTTCTTCTGCCCTTCACTGGGGAACGCCGCTGATTATCAATCCTGGATAGAGCAGTCTGGTCTGGAATTTGATGATTTCCATAACTGGACCAATCGCGTCAGCCAGACCTGGGAAATCTGTCATCAACGGGTCAAAAAAACAAAAGTTCGCTGGCTGGCGAAACTCATCGATCAAAATACCGTTATGTTTCTGGATCGGTTCGAAACCATTCTTAAGGCATACGAGACCGGTGCAATGCAGTATGGATGCTTCGTTGCCAGCAAACCAGAAGCGAAATAA
- a CDS encoding AAA family ATPase encodes MDQTTEPQTEELALSQKLKDTILSPMKQTFVGKDEIIDLLGICLVARENLFLLGPPGTAKSALVQDLSRRIEGNIFDYLLTRFTEPNEIFGPFDIRKLREGELITNTEGMLPEATFVFLDELLNANSAILNSLLMVLNERVFRRGRETRALPTLMVVGASNHLPEDSALGALFDRFLVRVRCDNVEPDQLSQVLMAGWKMDVIREQTQGTISIDEIRSLQYSLAQADFSQVQSDYVALIHRMRKAGIDVSDRRAVKLQRLLAASAILSGRLKVNRTDFWILRSIWHTEEQIEILASLVNDAIDQADETEKQSGHPRSRSADVPDPELLVRDIEQLEQRCHDDSLTEIERAQLQDQVTLLASRCQWVESDQQKTFLTEKIDKLREQLHSLSD; translated from the coding sequence ATGGACCAGACAACTGAGCCGCAGACTGAAGAGTTGGCACTCAGCCAAAAGCTGAAAGATACGATTCTATCCCCCATGAAACAAACATTTGTGGGTAAAGATGAAATCATTGATCTGCTCGGCATCTGCCTGGTAGCACGTGAGAACCTTTTTTTGCTGGGCCCCCCCGGAACTGCTAAAAGTGCGCTGGTGCAGGATTTATCTCGACGGATTGAAGGCAATATCTTTGACTATCTCCTCACTCGATTTACCGAACCCAACGAGATTTTCGGACCTTTTGATATTCGCAAACTCCGTGAAGGTGAATTGATCACCAATACTGAGGGGATGTTGCCGGAGGCCACTTTTGTATTCCTGGATGAGTTGCTCAATGCCAATAGCGCAATTCTGAACAGTCTGTTGATGGTACTCAATGAACGTGTCTTCCGAAGGGGACGTGAAACGAGGGCACTGCCGACCCTGATGGTAGTCGGAGCCAGTAATCACCTGCCCGAGGATAGTGCACTGGGAGCGTTGTTTGACCGTTTTCTGGTCCGCGTACGTTGTGATAATGTCGAACCCGATCAGTTGTCACAGGTATTGATGGCTGGCTGGAAAATGGACGTCATACGTGAACAGACACAGGGGACCATCTCCATTGACGAGATTCGCAGCTTGCAATACAGCCTCGCGCAGGCAGACTTCAGTCAGGTCCAGTCTGATTATGTCGCGTTGATTCATCGCATGCGGAAAGCAGGAATTGATGTCTCGGACCGCCGCGCTGTTAAACTACAGCGTCTGCTGGCTGCCAGTGCGATTCTGTCCGGAAGACTCAAAGTTAACCGTACCGATTTCTGGATTCTCCGTTCCATCTGGCATACGGAAGAGCAGATTGAAATCCTGGCCTCGCTGGTAAATGATGCCATTGACCAGGCGGATGAAACGGAAAAACAGTCAGGGCATCCACGTTCACGTTCCGCAGACGTTCCTGACCCCGAATTACTGGTTCGTGATATCGAGCAACTGGAACAACGCTGCCATGACGATAGCCTCACAGAGATCGAACGAGCTCAGTTACAGGATCAGGTTACCCTGCTTGCGTCGCGTTGCCAGTGGGTAGAATCGGATCAACAGAAAACGTTTCTTACTGAAAAAATCGATAAACTGCGTGAACAACTGCATTCGCTTTCAGATTAA
- a CDS encoding BlaI/MecI/CopY family transcriptional regulator, which produces MKDYRLTPYELELMDVIWDLGEASVQDVCDALPRDLAYTTVMTTLSLLVQKKKVLKRVKNGRAYIYQPVVSREEVSRSMLGQIKQVLLKDSLPSLMLNLLEEENISADDINALKEAIRKLENQ; this is translated from the coding sequence GTGAAAGACTATCGGCTGACGCCTTATGAACTGGAACTGATGGATGTGATCTGGGATCTCGGAGAGGCCAGCGTCCAGGATGTTTGTGATGCATTACCACGGGATCTGGCCTATACAACCGTGATGACGACCCTCAGTCTTCTGGTACAAAAAAAGAAAGTCTTGAAAAGAGTCAAAAACGGCCGTGCTTATATCTATCAACCCGTGGTCTCGCGAGAAGAAGTCTCACGCTCGATGCTCGGCCAGATCAAGCAGGTGTTGCTGAAAGACTCGCTGCCGAGCCTCATGTTAAATCTTCTGGAAGAAGAGAATATTTCAGCAGACGATATCAACGCTCTCAAAGAGGCAATCAGGAAGCTGGAAAATCAGTAA
- a CDS encoding methyltransferase domain-containing protein, with amino-acid sequence MNLQIRQREPELMDQPGLSDAEHGSALTGLSRVNWFSRSSSIFWGPLSKLAQTIDQRPVKILDIASGGGDVSIDLAIRARQAGLNIEISGCDISEYAVSHATERAQQKGLEKIHFFQSDIFQEPAERKYDLVMCSLFLHHLDELQAVQLMQWMSESTRHLLLINDLRRTRLGYWLAWCGCRLLTRSPIVHTDGPVSVAAAFSIDETEQLARQAGLNQIHISRHWPQRFLLEWSRV; translated from the coding sequence ATGAATTTACAGATTCGGCAACGCGAGCCGGAATTGATGGACCAACCGGGACTTAGTGATGCTGAGCATGGCAGTGCACTTACAGGCTTGAGTCGCGTTAACTGGTTCAGCCGCAGTAGTTCCATCTTCTGGGGACCTCTGTCAAAGCTGGCTCAGACAATTGATCAGAGACCCGTGAAGATCCTGGATATTGCCAGCGGAGGGGGTGATGTCAGCATCGATCTGGCAATACGCGCCCGGCAGGCGGGACTGAATATTGAAATCTCCGGGTGTGATATCAGCGAATATGCCGTCAGCCATGCGACCGAAAGGGCTCAACAGAAAGGATTGGAGAAGATCCATTTTTTCCAGAGTGATATTTTCCAGGAACCTGCAGAACGTAAATACGATCTTGTGATGTGTTCTCTATTTCTGCATCATCTTGATGAACTCCAGGCGGTACAGCTTATGCAATGGATGTCAGAGTCAACAAGGCATTTATTGTTGATTAATGATCTGCGCAGAACCCGACTGGGGTACTGGCTGGCCTGGTGTGGCTGTCGTTTATTAACGCGTTCGCCAATTGTACACACGGATGGTCCTGTTTCCGTCGCGGCGGCCTTTTCAATTGACGAGACAGAACAGTTGGCCCGACAGGCGGGCTTAAACCAGATTCACATTTCCCGACACTGGCCTCAAAGATTTCTGCTGGAGTGGAGTCGGGTATGA
- a CDS encoding porin: MTVQNLAPPATDPMMDAPDEYDSDLPSYLFGDSNTPQDFPTVRLTGFFQADAVWFSQDSKNIQAVGDVQNGTDFRRARLAATGDAWENIGYMLEMDFAFPGRPSFMDVWLEVRDVLGGNTVRVGQYRQPIGMDALTSVKELTFLERALPFAFLPFRQIGAMYFGNTEDERSTYAISGFRYPTGPYGGNIGDSGGYGLATRLTHLLVDNGDGNGLVHIGADYSYANPANNLIQYRNQPEVFVTEAGGSNVPVGVPSAVPPFVDTGLISAQDYHLFDAELAYAIGSFYAQSEVLYSIVQQRNGEVDNFSGAYAHFGYFLTGESRAYNRKGGVFGRVKPLDPFNRDGGCGAWEVAGRWSYIDLNDKSIQGGRMTDLTLGLNWYLNQFTKFQFNYIHSFLHSSPAVYGPVVNNSNADIFALRAQVDF; this comes from the coding sequence ATGACCGTTCAGAATCTCGCCCCGCCCGCAACGGATCCCATGATGGATGCTCCGGATGAATACGATTCCGATCTGCCTTCCTACCTGTTCGGAGACTCAAATACTCCGCAGGATTTCCCAACAGTCAGACTCACTGGCTTCTTCCAGGCAGATGCTGTCTGGTTCAGCCAGGACAGTAAAAACATACAGGCTGTGGGAGATGTTCAAAACGGAACTGATTTTCGTCGTGCCCGTCTGGCTGCGACTGGGGATGCCTGGGAAAATATAGGCTACATGCTTGAAATGGACTTCGCTTTTCCCGGTCGCCCTTCATTCATGGATGTCTGGCTGGAAGTGCGAGACGTCCTGGGGGGAAATACGGTACGCGTCGGTCAATACCGTCAACCGATAGGTATGGATGCATTAACCAGTGTAAAAGAGCTGACATTCCTGGAACGTGCACTCCCTTTCGCTTTTCTTCCATTCCGACAGATTGGTGCCATGTACTTCGGAAATACAGAAGACGAACGGTCAACCTACGCCATTTCAGGATTCCGATATCCAACGGGCCCTTATGGTGGGAATATCGGTGACAGCGGCGGTTATGGACTCGCCACTCGACTGACCCATCTCCTCGTTGATAATGGAGATGGAAACGGGCTGGTCCATATCGGGGCAGACTATAGTTATGCCAATCCAGCCAATAATCTGATTCAATACCGTAACCAGCCCGAAGTCTTCGTGACAGAGGCGGGCGGATCCAATGTTCCCGTTGGAGTTCCGAGTGCCGTGCCTCCCTTTGTAGACACGGGGTTGATTTCAGCACAAGACTATCACCTGTTCGATGCTGAACTCGCATATGCGATTGGATCATTTTATGCACAATCAGAAGTCCTGTATTCCATCGTGCAACAGAGAAATGGCGAGGTCGACAACTTTTCTGGAGCGTACGCTCATTTCGGCTATTTCCTGACGGGAGAATCTCGGGCTTATAACCGCAAGGGGGGTGTTTTTGGACGCGTCAAACCACTCGATCCCTTCAATCGCGATGGAGGCTGTGGCGCGTGGGAAGTTGCAGGACGCTGGTCGTATATTGACTTGAATGACAAATCAATCCAGGGTGGTCGAATGACCGATTTAACATTGGGCCTGAACTGGTATCTGAATCAGTTCACAAAATTTCAATTCAACTATATTCATTCATTCCTTCACAGCAGTCCAGCCGTTTACGGACCTGTCGTGAATAATTCGAATGCAGATATCTTTGCTCTTCGTGCACAGGTTGATTTTTGA
- a CDS encoding FAD-dependent monooxygenase, giving the protein MTALKSISIADASRQEWDILIIGAGPAGTVAAHQAARAGLKTLLVEKKVFPRYKVCGGCLNQRAVNALQEAGLAAALDELDAVPLDQFEMRYQGRALRIPLPGGLAVSRFALDLQLVRMAQKSGVSFLAETKALVCNDAIPGLTRKVDLFQQGALCGVARARVVLVADGLGHPSLKQCGEFESKISQDSRIGAGVILPGDQISDYPAGTIHMAIHRHGYVGLARVEAGQLNVASAIDRKFMKQQQSPTAAVLNIMEESGFPVPPVMRSMNLKGTIPLTRKTVRPASHRLLLVGDAAGYLEPFTGEGMSNAISEGIAAVHIASNGLQDWDQSLEQQWLHTHQTLTEGRSHWCRYLSQLLRSPAAINVGLRLFRWFPNMARPIVASLNH; this is encoded by the coding sequence ATGACTGCTCTAAAGTCAATCAGTATCGCGGATGCGAGCAGGCAAGAGTGGGATATTCTTATTATTGGTGCCGGACCTGCGGGTACTGTAGCGGCTCATCAGGCAGCCAGGGCAGGACTCAAAACACTTCTCGTCGAAAAAAAAGTATTTCCACGTTACAAAGTCTGTGGTGGTTGTCTCAATCAGAGAGCTGTGAATGCGTTGCAGGAAGCAGGTTTGGCAGCAGCCCTCGATGAACTCGATGCCGTTCCTCTGGATCAGTTTGAAATGCGTTACCAGGGACGGGCCTTAAGAATTCCCCTGCCCGGAGGACTGGCAGTCTCCCGTTTCGCATTGGACCTGCAACTGGTTCGAATGGCTCAGAAGTCGGGAGTGAGTTTTCTTGCTGAGACGAAGGCACTGGTATGTAATGATGCAATTCCTGGTCTAACTCGCAAAGTTGATTTATTTCAGCAGGGAGCATTATGTGGTGTGGCCCGAGCGAGAGTTGTATTAGTGGCGGATGGACTTGGTCATCCCAGCCTGAAACAATGCGGAGAGTTCGAAAGTAAGATTTCTCAAGATTCTCGAATTGGTGCAGGAGTCATCTTGCCCGGTGATCAAATCTCAGATTATCCTGCGGGCACGATTCATATGGCAATTCACAGGCATGGCTATGTGGGGCTGGCACGTGTAGAAGCGGGGCAACTGAATGTGGCCTCTGCCATTGATCGTAAATTTATGAAACAACAGCAGAGTCCAACTGCCGCAGTTCTCAATATCATGGAAGAGTCAGGGTTTCCTGTTCCTCCGGTGATGAGAAGTATGAATCTCAAAGGGACAATTCCCTTGACCAGGAAAACGGTGAGGCCTGCCTCCCATCGGCTGTTACTGGTGGGTGATGCTGCCGGATATCTGGAGCCATTTACCGGAGAAGGGATGTCAAATGCGATATCAGAAGGGATTGCTGCTGTGCATATCGCGTCGAACGGATTGCAGGACTGGGATCAATCTCTCGAACAGCAGTGGTTGCACACGCATCAGACTTTGACTGAGGGACGCTCACACTGGTGCCGCTATCTGTCTCAGCTTTTACGCTCTCCAGCAGCAATCAACGTTGGGCTGCGGTTATTTCGCTGGTTTCCAAATATGGCCCGGCCCATCGTCGCCAGCTTAAATCATTAA
- a CDS encoding type III polyketide synthase, whose amino-acid sequence MSFEILGIGTVNPLHSIEQIEAASHAEALSCSAESTEQQRRLLPVLYRRAGVKTRHSVVLESSTNGEMAQQSFYPPAESESDQGPTTSQRMQAYEANAASLAVSAVEAALQKSQVTPGEITQLITVSCSGFSAPGFDIALVRELGLPADVSRTHVGFMGCHGALNGLRIAKAFTDNDPRARVLVCAVELCSLHQQYGWCPDKIVANALFADGAAAVVGKQASGEPADRWQLIASGSTIVPDSEEMMSWRIGDNGFEMTLSPRIPDLIHENLRPWLKRWLLQQGMNIEDVGSWAIHPGGPRILSAVAETVGFEESLLSPSREVLARYGNMSSPTVLFILKKLQAEQARLPCVMLGFGPGLTIEAALINDCDLSQA is encoded by the coding sequence ATGAGTTTTGAAATCCTTGGAATTGGAACAGTCAATCCCTTACATTCAATCGAGCAGATTGAAGCCGCCTCACATGCGGAGGCACTCAGCTGTTCGGCGGAATCAACAGAACAGCAAAGACGGTTACTGCCAGTTCTGTATCGAAGAGCCGGTGTTAAAACCCGGCACAGTGTCGTGCTGGAGAGCAGCACCAATGGTGAGATGGCACAACAGAGTTTCTATCCTCCCGCAGAATCAGAGTCTGATCAGGGGCCAACGACATCACAGCGTATGCAGGCGTATGAAGCGAATGCCGCTTCCCTGGCCGTTTCAGCCGTGGAAGCAGCGTTGCAGAAAAGTCAGGTAACCCCTGGTGAGATTACCCAACTGATCACGGTTTCGTGCAGTGGATTCAGCGCCCCCGGTTTTGATATTGCTCTGGTCAGAGAACTGGGCCTGCCCGCAGATGTGTCTCGTACACACGTCGGATTTATGGGCTGTCATGGTGCACTAAACGGGTTGCGGATTGCCAAGGCTTTTACAGACAATGATCCCCGGGCAAGAGTTCTGGTCTGTGCGGTTGAATTGTGCAGCCTGCATCAGCAGTACGGCTGGTGTCCGGATAAAATTGTAGCGAATGCGTTGTTTGCGGATGGTGCTGCGGCGGTTGTGGGAAAGCAAGCTTCTGGGGAACCTGCTGATCGTTGGCAGCTGATCGCATCCGGATCAACGATCGTACCAGACTCCGAAGAGATGATGAGCTGGCGCATCGGCGACAATGGATTTGAAATGACACTCTCCCCTCGCATCCCGGATCTGATCCATGAAAATCTGCGTCCCTGGCTCAAGCGATGGTTACTTCAGCAGGGAATGAACATTGAAGATGTGGGTAGTTGGGCGATTCATCCCGGCGGCCCTCGCATTCTGAGTGCGGTCGCGGAAACAGTCGGTTTTGAGGAATCTCTGCTAAGTCCTTCTCGAGAAGTTCTGGCACGTTATGGAAACATGTCTTCTCCTACCGTGCTGTTTATTCTCAAAAAACTCCAGGCAGAACAGGCACGCTTACCCTGTGTCATGCTGGGCTTTGGTCCTGGACTGACCATTGAAGCCGCTTTAATTAATGATTGTGATCTGTCTCAGGCTTAA
- a CDS encoding MMPL family transporter, whose product MSIHRKRFWLLVIYVLILLPFVGYGAFQALQTKVNSPLDWVDGSFPARADYDRFREQFGNADTVIISWKDCTLDNPDLDQFVSALRTDAVFKDDSGQWYFERVISGKEIYLSLSSPAMRLNDREVHHRLDGTFIGKDHETTCIVVSFTSDGLLKRKELVSDIRSALETLCHVSAEECYLAGPIIDGLEIDLASKDSMDRFVLPSTLMVLLICWICLRSLRAALLVFGLSLLAQGITLALIHYSGESITALLIVLPPLIQVLAVAGGIHLVNYYFDAVKDPQITSPAAYAFQVGWLPCLLSAGTTAIGLASLLVSGLTPIRLFGGYAACGVLITTGLLLSLIPGVFTVWPLKRPAKSTSETEDCEEDRHDIWYFLTTILKRNHTVIVCLALLAMLGASLGISRISASVRIETLFSENSKILNDYGWLEDHVGSLVPIEVVLTCSPDVDLTFREQLLMVWDIERSLRKTSMVNRTISTMSFAPRFPRPENLSDELFQYQLNEALTRFRPQFMNAGYLKEIDGKHLFRITAYVSALNDVDYNACLEQIGTHVESALITKFETIPAGVKTQQTGIMPLVHEIQRQLMQDLFKSFLFAFLIIAVVMTIVQGGLSAGLVSMVSNVFPPLMIFGLLGWLSVAVDIGSVMTASVALGIAVDDTLHYLTFFRRHLDAGHSSRESVLYAYRHCGKAMIQTSLICGLGLLVFALSSFVPTSRFAWMMAGLLMMALLGDLIVLPALLLSPLGRCFELKPETDHNH is encoded by the coding sequence ATGTCGATTCATCGTAAACGATTCTGGTTGCTGGTCATCTATGTACTGATACTGCTGCCTTTCGTCGGCTATGGGGCTTTTCAAGCACTTCAGACCAAAGTCAATTCTCCGCTGGACTGGGTCGATGGATCTTTCCCTGCCCGGGCAGACTATGATCGATTCCGGGAACAGTTCGGCAATGCAGATACCGTAATCATCAGCTGGAAAGATTGTACGCTGGACAATCCGGATCTGGACCAGTTTGTATCCGCCCTACGCACAGATGCCGTTTTTAAGGATGATTCTGGACAATGGTACTTTGAACGCGTGATCTCCGGCAAAGAGATATACCTCTCTTTAAGCTCCCCTGCCATGCGTCTGAATGATCGGGAAGTTCACCATCGACTGGATGGGACTTTCATTGGAAAAGACCATGAAACAACCTGTATTGTTGTGAGTTTCACGTCAGATGGCCTGCTTAAACGAAAAGAGCTGGTAAGCGATATCCGATCTGCCCTGGAAACACTTTGTCATGTTTCGGCGGAAGAATGTTATCTTGCAGGTCCCATCATAGATGGACTGGAAATTGACCTGGCCAGCAAAGATTCCATGGACAGGTTTGTCCTCCCCTCAACCTTGATGGTCTTGTTAATCTGCTGGATCTGCCTGCGTTCACTCCGCGCGGCGCTGCTCGTCTTTGGTCTGTCACTTCTGGCCCAGGGTATTACACTGGCATTGATTCATTACAGTGGAGAAAGTATCACTGCACTGTTGATCGTGCTCCCCCCGTTAATTCAGGTACTCGCAGTCGCGGGTGGGATTCATCTGGTCAACTATTACTTTGATGCAGTCAAAGACCCGCAGATTACCAGTCCTGCTGCGTATGCTTTTCAGGTTGGCTGGCTGCCCTGTCTGCTCTCTGCAGGGACGACTGCAATTGGACTGGCTTCTCTGCTCGTCAGCGGGCTGACACCGATTCGACTGTTCGGCGGTTACGCCGCCTGTGGTGTGCTGATTACTACAGGACTGCTGTTAAGCCTGATTCCGGGAGTCTTCACTGTCTGGCCTCTCAAACGGCCTGCGAAATCGACATCTGAAACGGAAGACTGCGAGGAAGATCGACACGACATCTGGTACTTTCTGACAACAATTTTAAAAAGAAACCATACCGTGATTGTCTGTCTGGCTCTGCTCGCGATGCTGGGAGCCAGTCTGGGAATTTCCCGAATCTCTGCTTCCGTGCGTATCGAAACACTATTTTCTGAGAACAGCAAAATACTGAATGACTATGGCTGGCTGGAAGATCATGTCGGCTCACTCGTCCCGATCGAAGTGGTTTTGACCTGCTCACCTGACGTGGACCTGACGTTTCGTGAACAGTTACTGATGGTCTGGGATATCGAACGCAGCCTGCGTAAGACCAGCATGGTCAACCGTACGATCTCCACCATGTCATTTGCCCCCCGATTTCCCCGTCCGGAGAATCTATCGGATGAATTATTTCAGTACCAGCTCAATGAAGCACTGACACGTTTCAGACCTCAGTTTATGAATGCAGGATATCTGAAAGAAATAGACGGCAAGCATCTGTTCCGAATTACTGCGTATGTCAGCGCACTCAACGATGTGGACTATAATGCGTGCCTGGAACAGATAGGAACACATGTAGAATCAGCGCTGATTACAAAGTTTGAGACGATTCCTGCAGGCGTAAAAACACAACAGACCGGCATCATGCCTCTGGTCCACGAAATTCAACGGCAGTTAATGCAGGATCTGTTTAAAAGCTTTCTGTTTGCCTTTTTGATCATTGCGGTTGTCATGACGATTGTTCAAGGCGGACTTTCTGCGGGGTTAGTATCCATGGTCTCCAACGTGTTTCCACCGTTGATGATCTTCGGACTTCTGGGTTGGCTGTCCGTCGCTGTCGATATCGGATCTGTAATGACAGCCAGTGTGGCACTCGGTATCGCCGTCGATGATACCCTGCACTATCTGACCTTTTTCCGCCGCCATTTGGATGCGGGGCATTCGTCCCGGGAATCAGTGCTCTATGCTTATCGCCACTGCGGAAAGGCGATGATTCAGACATCACTGATCTGCGGCCTCGGCCTGCTTGTGTTTGCACTGAGCAGTTTTGTACCTACATCCCGATTTGCCTGGATGATGGCGGGACTGTTGATGATGGCCCTGCTGGGAGATTTGATCGTCCTGCCAGCTCTGCTTTTAAGCCCTCTGGGACGATGCTTTGAGCTTAAGCCTGAGACAGATCACAATCATTAA